A genomic segment from Desulfurispirillum indicum S5 encodes:
- a CDS encoding zinc ribbon domain-containing protein YjdM has protein sequence MNTLPPCPRCQSSYTYEDQSLYVCPECAHEWPKNAAVAPAQDKVVRDAHGTPLADGDTVTVIKDLKVKGSSAVVKVGTKVKQIRLVEGDHDIDCKIDGIGAMKLKSEFVRKV, from the coding sequence ATGAATACATTGCCCCCGTGTCCCCGGTGCCAATCATCCTATACCTATGAAGATCAGAGTCTGTATGTCTGCCCCGAGTGCGCCCACGAGTGGCCGAAGAATGCTGCCGTTGCCCCAGCGCAGGACAAGGTGGTACGCGATGCCCACGGCACTCCCCTGGCTGATGGAGACACGGTGACGGTGATCAAGGATCTCAAGGTCAAAGGCTCTTCGGCGGTGGTGAAGGTCGGCACCAAAGTGAAGCAGATCCGCCTTGTGGAAGGGGATCATGACATCGACTGCAAAATTGACGGTATTGGCGCCATGAAACTGAAATCAGAGTTTGTCAGAAAGGTTTAG
- a CDS encoding A/G-specific adenine glycosylase, whose protein sequence is MTPNNSFSTLSTFICAMEAFSRAHGRDELPWRQPGMTPYGIWVSEVMLQQTQVMRVIPYFQAFMERFPHVFSLAAASWDDFLPLYRGLGYYRRGENMLACARLVVEQHDGVFPRDRKQLKALPGIGDYTASAILSFGYGEPVLAFDTNMQKVFGRFLQGSRKAVVDKEALEGSLVDLFRQRPMGWFNGAVMDFAGAVCRKVPLCASCPVRTHCRYFAEEGRQETVAVKAGATPPFPMGSAQVHLWLHRAHRHYFSVDPDRFVPFILPPGVNRRHQIKAYFMEQYGLELAVRPPHARGFLEGMPVLLVNAQVLQGQAEFAAFTREEVREYGETITLKGSFD, encoded by the coding sequence ATGACACCCAACAACAGTTTTTCCACCCTTTCCACATTCATCTGCGCCATGGAGGCCTTCAGCCGCGCCCATGGGCGCGATGAGCTGCCGTGGCGTCAGCCGGGCATGACGCCCTATGGTATCTGGGTCAGCGAGGTGATGCTGCAGCAGACCCAGGTAATGCGGGTGATTCCCTATTTTCAGGCTTTCATGGAGCGCTTCCCCCATGTCTTTTCTCTGGCGGCAGCCAGCTGGGATGACTTCCTGCCACTGTACCGTGGGCTTGGCTACTACCGTCGGGGGGAGAATATGCTGGCCTGCGCCCGGCTGGTGGTGGAGCAGCATGACGGGGTCTTTCCCCGCGACAGGAAGCAGCTTAAGGCCTTGCCGGGCATTGGCGATTACACGGCCAGCGCCATCCTCAGTTTTGGCTATGGCGAGCCAGTGCTGGCTTTTGACACCAATATGCAGAAGGTTTTCGGACGCTTTCTGCAGGGCAGCCGCAAGGCGGTGGTGGACAAAGAAGCCCTGGAAGGTTCATTGGTGGATCTGTTCCGGCAGCGTCCCATGGGCTGGTTCAATGGAGCGGTTATGGATTTTGCCGGGGCGGTCTGCCGCAAGGTGCCCCTCTGTGCAAGCTGCCCGGTCCGCACCCACTGTCGCTATTTCGCCGAAGAAGGCCGGCAGGAAACTGTCGCGGTCAAGGCAGGCGCCACGCCCCCCTTTCCCATGGGCAGTGCCCAGGTTCACCTGTGGCTGCACCGGGCGCATCGTCACTATTTCTCTGTGGACCCCGATCGCTTTGTGCCCTTTATATTGCCGCCGGGGGTGAACCGTCGCCACCAGATCAAGGCATACTTCATGGAGCAGTACGGGCTGGAGCTGGCGGTGCGCCCTCCCCACGCCCGTGGCTTTCTGGAGGGCATGCCCGTGCTGCTGGTCAATGCCCAGGTTCTCCAGGGGCAGGCGGAGTTTGCTGCTTTCACCAGGGAAGAGGTCCGGGAGTACGGTGAGACGATAACGCTGAAGGGTTCTTTTGATTGA